In Candidatus Zixiibacteriota bacterium, the genomic stretch GGCAGGCGATGACATCGTCCTTCAGTGGGGCATGCTCAGACTGACCGAGGCCGGTCTGCTCCTCGGTATGCGGATGGGACTGCGCCTGATGGCTCTGGCGGTGTTGGCCGCACTCGCGGCTCTGGTGACCGCACCGTTGGGGATGGCGGCGGGAGTGACGCGGACTCTGCTTCTGCTCAGACGTGTCGGTGTGCGTGTCGAGACCATCTTCTACTTTGTGTTCTTCGTGCTGCGGATGTTCCCGCTCTTGGTTCGGGAGAGCCACGCGATCCGTTTGGCGCAGCAGTCGCGCGGGATTCGTTTCTCGGGATCGCTGCGGGCACGGTGGCGGTCGCTGCCGGCACTGCTGGTCCCGGTCTTTGCGGCGGCGCTCCGTCGCAGCGACCAGCTCGCGCTGGCATTGGCCGCCCGCGGGATGGATGTGCGCCGCACCCCCGCGATGGTTCTCGCCCTCCGGTTTCGCGGCATCGACTGGTTTCTGACGGTTGCAGCGCTCGCGGGATGGGCCGTCTGGCTATGGTTCCGGCTTCATTGAGGGATTCAATCGTGCGTTATCGCCTCGATCTTGCCTACCACGGCCGTGACTTCCATGGCTGGCAACTGCAGCCGGGACTGCGCACCGTGCAGGGGGAGTTGGAAACATGGCTGGGGCGGCTCTTGAGAGTGGGATCCCCCGTGGCCGTGACCGGCGCCGGCCGCACCGACACCGGCGTTCACGCCGCCGGGATGGTGGCGCACTTCGACACCGACGTTGATGTCGTGCCGGATGAACTGCTGGAACGACTGCGCCGGGCGCTGCCGCCGGATCTGGTTGTGATCTCCGTGGTCCCGGTCGACCCGACGTTTCACGCGCGCTGTAACGCCACCGGCCGCCGTTACAGCTACCGGATCGCCACACGACCCACGCCGTTCGGCCGCGATCGGCACTGGCTGGTCACTGCACCACTGGAACGCCGCTTGCTGGACGATGCCGCGGCTGTCATTGTCGGGAACCGTGATTTCTCCGGCTTCTGCCGTGCCGCTTCCCGCAAGGAGAGCAGTCTCTGTTGCGTGACCGAGTCATCTTGGCAAAGCGAGAAGGAGCTGCTCGTCTATCACGTTCGCGCCGACCGTTTTCTGCATGAGATGGTACGCCTTCTGGTCGGGACGATGGTCGACATCGCCCGCGGGCGATTCGGCAGCGAACGGATGAGCGACGTGCTCACGACGGGTGATGTGCGCCTGTGTGGCGAGGCGGCGCCGCCGCACGGGTTGACTCTGGAAGCGGTGGACTATGGGATGGGCAGACCGTGACGCGATTTCCATTGAATACGCGGACGATGAAGCGTTACTTGAAAGACTCATGGTGAGAGCGAAGGAGGCATTGTGAAGATCTTTCTGGATACCGCCAATGTCGACGAGATTCGCGAGGCGGCCGACTGGGGTGTTCTCGATGGCGTGACGACCAATCCCTCCTTGGTGTCCAAGGAGGGACGCAGTTTCGACGACATCCTGCACGAAATCGTGCGCATCGTCAGCGGCCCCATATCGGCGGAAGTTGTCGCCGAGCAGGCCGACGATATGGTCGAGCAGGGTGCACGGCTCTCGCAGGTCGCGCCCAATATCGTCATCAAGATCCCCATGACGACCGAGGGACTCAAGGCGATCCGGCAACTGGCCGCCAAAGAGATCGCCACAAACTGCACGCTGGTGTTCAACGCCACACAGGGACTTCTGGCCGCCAAGGCCGGGGCGACATTCGTCTCACCGTTTCTGGGACGGCTGGATGACATCGGCCACACCGGGATGGAGTTGATCGGACAGCTTGTGACCATCTTCGACAACTACGCGCTCGACACCGAAGTCCTGGCGGCCTCCATCCGACACCCCCTCCATGTTGTCGAGGCGGCCTTACAGGGCGCCGATGCCTGCACAATTCCCTTCAAGGTGTTGCAGGCGATTGTCAAGCACCCGCTGACCGACTTGGGGATTCAGGCGTTCAACCGTGACTGGCAGAAGCTGACCCCGGCGCAGAGGGTCGCCGCCAGTCGAACCTAAGAGGGAGCGCGCCGACAGCATGCGACCCGCAGGACCGCGATGATCGAGCGCTACACGCGCCCGGCGATGGCGCAATTATGGTCGGAGGCGAACAAGTTCGCCGTCTGGCTGCAAGTCGAGCTCCTGGCCGCCGAGAAGATGGCGCAGATGGGGCTGATCCCCAAAGGTGCTCCGGCGCGCATGCGGCGGCGGGCCCGGTTCGATGTACGCCGCATTGAGCGCATCGAGCGCACGACCCGGCATGACGTCATCGCCTTCCTCAAGGACGTCGGGAGTCATCTCGGAGGCGATGAGCGGTATCTGCACTATGGTCTGACTTCTTCGGACGTCGTCGATACGGCGCAGTCGGTGCGCATGGTGCAGGCGGGGCAGTTGCTGTTGGGGGCACTCCGTTCGCCGATCCGTCGCACCGCCGCCTTGGCGCGGCGATACATCGACACGCCGATTGCCGGTCGCACGCACGGCGTTTTTGCCGAGCCGACATCCGTGGGACTGAAGTTCGCTCTCTGGCATGCGGACCTGAAGCGGGGGCGCCGTCGCTTGGCAGCCGCCATTGACTCTGTCGCGGTCGGCAAGATCTCGGGGGCCGTCGGCAACTTCGCTCACCTCGACCCGTCCGTGGAGGCATATGTCTGCCGGAAGCTGAAGCTCCGTCCGGCGGCGATCTCCACCCAGGTTTTGCAACGCGACCGCCATGCCGACTACCTCTTTGCCATCGCTGCCATCGGTGCAACCGTCGAGAAGATCGCCCAGGAGATACGCCTGTTGCATCGGACGGAGACCGGCGAACTGACGGAGGGCTTCTTCGCCGGGCAACGCGGCTCGTCGGCCATGCCGCACAAGAAGAACCCGATCCTCTCCGAGCGCATCTGCGGCATCGCCCGTGTCTTGCGCGGGTACGTGCAACCGGCGCTGGAGGATGTTGCCCTCTGGCACGAGCGTGACATCACGCACTCCTCCGTCGAGCGCGTGATCATTCCCGATGCCACGGCGCTTCTCGATTATCAACTCGCGTTACTGGATCAGGTTCTCTCCACCCTCGGTATTTACCCCCGACGCATGCGGGACAATTTGCGCCGCTTGGGAGGCGGCGTCTATTCCCAGCGGTTGTTGCTCGTTTTGGCGGAGGCCATCGGCTCCCGCGATGAAGCGTATGCCATCGTGCAACGCCTGGCGCTCTCCGATGAAGGGACATCGTTCGAGGAGCGCGTTCGCACCGATCCGGTCATTACGCGACATCTGGATCGCCGTGACCTGGATGGCGTCTTTGATGTGCGGTACTTCCTGCGTCGCGCCCGCATCATCCTCCAACGGGCTCTAAGGGAACCATAGCGCGAAGGATGTAGGTCAGGTGCCCTGTGCACCTGACAGAACTCCATCACTTCTTGAGCAATGATCGATGGACGCAAGCTGATCTCATATGGAGCGCGACGGTTGGCGATTCGTGGGTCCGGCCCTGGGCGTGACAGCGCTCGGGGTGTGGGGTGTCGGGCGCGGCTGGATTTGGGCGTGGCCGGTGCTCTGCCTCGGTGTTCTGGTCGC encodes the following:
- a CDS encoding energy-coupling factor transporter transmembrane component T yields the protein AGDDIVLQWGMLRLTEAGLLLGMRMGLRLMALAVLAALAALVTAPLGMAAGVTRTLLLLRRVGVRVETIFYFVFFVLRMFPLLVRESHAIRLAQQSRGIRFSGSLRARWRSLPALLVPVFAAALRRSDQLALALAARGMDVRRTPAMVLALRFRGIDWFLTVAALAGWAVWLWFRLH
- the truA gene encoding tRNA pseudouridine(38-40) synthase TruA, whose amino-acid sequence is MRYRLDLAYHGRDFHGWQLQPGLRTVQGELETWLGRLLRVGSPVAVTGAGRTDTGVHAAGMVAHFDTDVDVVPDELLERLRRALPPDLVVISVVPVDPTFHARCNATGRRYSYRIATRPTPFGRDRHWLVTAPLERRLLDDAAAVIVGNRDFSGFCRAASRKESSLCCVTESSWQSEKELLVYHVRADRFLHEMVRLLVGTMVDIARGRFGSERMSDVLTTGDVRLCGEAAPPHGLTLEAVDYGMGRP
- the fsa gene encoding fructose-6-phosphate aldolase, with translation MKIFLDTANVDEIREAADWGVLDGVTTNPSLVSKEGRSFDDILHEIVRIVSGPISAEVVAEQADDMVEQGARLSQVAPNIVIKIPMTTEGLKAIRQLAAKEIATNCTLVFNATQGLLAAKAGATFVSPFLGRLDDIGHTGMELIGQLVTIFDNYALDTEVLAASIRHPLHVVEAALQGADACTIPFKVLQAIVKHPLTDLGIQAFNRDWQKLTPAQRVAASRT
- the purB gene encoding adenylosuccinate lyase, producing MIERYTRPAMAQLWSEANKFAVWLQVELLAAEKMAQMGLIPKGAPARMRRRARFDVRRIERIERTTRHDVIAFLKDVGSHLGGDERYLHYGLTSSDVVDTAQSVRMVQAGQLLLGALRSPIRRTAALARRYIDTPIAGRTHGVFAEPTSVGLKFALWHADLKRGRRRLAAAIDSVAVGKISGAVGNFAHLDPSVEAYVCRKLKLRPAAISTQVLQRDRHADYLFAIAAIGATVEKIAQEIRLLHRTETGELTEGFFAGQRGSSAMPHKKNPILSERICGIARVLRGYVQPALEDVALWHERDITHSSVERVIIPDATALLDYQLALLDQVLSTLGIYPRRMRDNLRRLGGGVYSQRLLLVLAEAIGSRDEAYAIVQRLALSDEGTSFEERVRTDPVITRHLDRRDLDGVFDVRYFLRRARIILQRALREP